A single region of the Pyricularia oryzae 70-15 chromosome 4, whole genome shotgun sequence genome encodes:
- a CDS encoding anthranilate synthase component I produces MEEPDLVVPSLETVQKFLSEPTKQDATKRANLIPLYGQISSDLITPSAAYLKVSAHYRSKSSSSGADDQLSFLFESAATERVGRYSFVAAGPRKVVRTGPGFAGGACDPLPALEEELARHVVATDVPGLKLPPFAGGAVGYVGYDCVRYFEPKTARPMKDVLGIPESVFMFFDTAVVFDRFYGIIKVVTYLHVPDGAFDEAEGTAQNVEAEYKRALATIRELIELLNGPEIPLPEQKPVRLGQEYTSNVGQAGYEGHVTALKKHIVKGDIIQAVPSQRFARPTDLHPFNIYRHLRTVNPSPYLFYVDCADFQIVGASPELLVKSEGGRVITHPIAGTVKRGATPEEDQRLADELAASLKDRAEHVMLVDLARNDVTRVCDPLETRVDRLMVVERFSHVQHLVSQVSGVLRPGKTRFDAFRSIFPAGTVSGAPKVRAMELIAELEGEKRGVYAGAVGYFGYGGVDRQGKESEGEMDTCIALRTMLVKDGIAYLQAGGGIVFDSDEYDEWMETMNKLGANMHCITSAEQLWARRQATAADKSKQ; encoded by the exons ATGGAAGAGCCA GATTTGGTAGTGCCGTCCCTCGAGACGGTACAAAAGTTCCTCTCAGAGCCCACAAAGCAGGACGCCACCAAGAGGGCAAACCTCATCCCTCTGTATGGCCAAATCTCGTCCGACCTCATCACGCCGTCGGCCGCCTATCTCAAGGTCTCGGCGCACTACCGATCCAAGAGCAGTAGCTCAGGCGCCGATGATCAGCTGTCGTTTCTGTTCGAGAGCGCAGCAACCGAGCGTGTGGGCCGCTACAGCTTCGTCGCTGCGGGCCCGCGCAAGGTGGTCCGCACCGGCCCCGGCTTCGCTGGTGGCGCCTGCGACCCCCTGCCGGCCCTTGAGGAGGAGCTGGCCCGCCATGTCGTCGCCACCGACGTCCCCGGCCTGAAGCTGCCGCCGTTTGCTGGTGGGGCCGTCGGCTATGTGGGTTACGACTGCGTGCGTTACTTTGAGCCCAAGACGGCACGGCCGATGAAGGATGTCCTGGGAATCCCCGAGTCCGTCTTTATGTTTTTCGACACGGCTGTGGTCTTTGATCGTTTCTACGGCATCATCAAGGTCGTGACGTATCTGCATGTCCCTGATGGCGCCTTTGACGAGGCCGAGGGAACCGCACAAAATGTCGAGGCCGAATATAAACGCGCCCTTGCAACTATCCGGGAGCTGATAGAACTCCTCAACGGGCCTGAGATCCCGCTTCCAGAGCAGAAGCCTGTCCGGTTGGGGCAAGAGTACACATCCAACGTTGGACAGGCAGGCTACGAGGGACATGTCACAGCTCTCAAGAAGCACATCGTGAAGGGCGACATCATCCAGGCCGTGCCGTCACAGCGCTTCGCTCGCCCCACGGACCTGCACCCCTTCAATATCTACCGGCACCTTCGGACCGTCAACCCGTCGCCGTACCTGTTCTACGTCGACTGCGCCGACTTCCAAATCGTCGGCGCCAGCCCGGAGCTGCTGGTCAAGAGCGAGGGCGGCCGCGTCATCACGCACCCGATCGCGGGCACGGTCAAGCGCGGCGCCACGCCCGAGGAGGACCAGCGGCTGGCGGACGAGCTGGCGGCGAGCCTCAAGGACCGCGCCGAGCACGTCATGCTGGTGGACCTGGCGCGCAACGACGTCACGCGCGTGTGCGACCCGCTCGAGacccgcgtcgaccgcctcaTGGTGGTCGAGCGCTTCAGCCACGTACAGCACCTCGTCTCCCAGGTCTCGGGCGTGCTCAGGCCCGGAAAGACCCGCTTCGACGCCTTCCGCTCCATCTTCCCCGCCGGCACCGTCTCGGGCGCCCCCAAAGTCCGCGCAATGGAGCTCATCGCCGAGCTCGAGGGAGAGAAACGCGGCGTTTATGCCGGCGCCGTGGGATACTTTGGCTATGGGGGTGTGGATCGCCAGGGGAAGGAGAGTGAGGGCGAGATGGACACTTGCATTGCGCTGAGGACCATGCTGGTCAAGGATGGTATTGCCTATCTTCAGGCTG GCGGCGGTATCGTGTTCGACTCGGACGAGTACGACGAGTGGATGGAGACGATGAACAAACTCGGCGCCAACATGCACTGCATCACTTCAGCCGAGCAGTTGTGGGCCAGGCGGCAGGCAACTGCAGCAGACAAGTCAAAGCAATGA